The Aspergillus luchuensis IFO 4308 DNA, chromosome 4, nearly complete sequence DNA window CAAGCCAAGCTTCAGGAAGGAGAATATAGATAGGAAGAGAGGGTCTCTGGAAGTAACCTGCGCGACCGGACTATTATAAGGGAATGGAGAAGTCAACCTTTCTGGGACGGGGGGGAGGCCCTGTGGCATGGAAGCAGGACCAATGATGCTTGCCAAGACAGCAGGATGATCATCCTGATCCTGACCTTATTCTGAACTGGAGCCATGGTCCGCCCCGTTTCGCAGCAGTCGAGTCGCAGTGAATTGCCGTCGCCTCGACACGCAGCTGGTCTCCACCTTGCACCTTATCAATCGTAGCCAACAGTTGCTCTAACATCCTATCACATCACTTTTAGATAGGTACCTACGCAAATTACCCCAACAAGTACTGCTGAGGTCATCTCCTCTTGTGATATTTCCGACCAGAGCTCGGAGAACTGGGTTCCAATGGTGTCATCGGCTATTTTTCAATTTCGGACTCGGAGATGTCAGCGATCACGGGCGGGACTTCTCCGTTTGTCAGTCGACAGAGAATCAAAAAAGTTGAATACTAATGATGAATCAGATAGCTACTATTATTTTTGGGCCGCTCGATGGGATAAAGGTCTCCACCCCTGGGCCGCGGACCCATAGGGGCAAATCTCAATCCATCTCACCTTTTTCCAGAATCCGTCTATGAGATGCACACCTACGACATCAACAGTGGGGCCAGCGAAACTAGGGTTGAAAGGAGTCAACAGCAGTTAGTTGATTATGAGACTATCTACATTTTTCGATTGCGTAGCTTCTATTTCAGGGTGCCGTGGCTTGCAGAGGTAAGGGGGTAAAGATACCCTGTTACGCAACGGATAGAACAGAAAACAGACACACACAACGATGACTGAAAGTTGTGAATTCCATAACCCCGACCGAGAATTGAGGCCAGAACGGGCGGGCTTGGAAGTGATTTGCCAAGTCCACCTGTCTTTCTCAACAAATAAAACTCTTCCCCCAAATCTTCTCCCCGAGAAACCCTCCAATCAGACCCGCTGGTTTCCTGCGCCTGCCCCGAGGTCCACTAGTGGCTCGTTCTTGATTGGTCGGCACTACGTCAGGAGTCAGCCTCGTTTCGGTAGCATTTCTCCGGATTCCGGTATCCCATACCCGTACTTTACAGGGGAGCCAACAGCTTTGGGTAACGCGTCACATGAGCTTGTCCCTGCAAAGGCTCAATGAGCTTTCGTCAGCGTCAGAATCTCTCCGGAATGTTGACAGGTCTTCTCGTCGCTCAATACGTGTTCAAGGTACAAAGTACTTTCAGTATCTCTCTCATACGTCCTCTTTGGCCATTCAGCGCGGTTCCTTAGAATCCGCTGACTCACGATCTAGACCATGGACTCGTCATCCCCAACCGTCTCCGCAGCAGTGTGGCTGAGCGAGAAGCTATGGCTGTGCCGTGGACCGTTGTGATGGAACTGCCATCGACGCATTGAGTTCATATTGACGGTGCCTTCGGACAGATTCCATCCTATCATTATAGTTTCACATCATTGTCGCTTATTGCGTTTCCGGCTTGGCATCTGGAAATGGAATGAGAACCAGACAACTctggtcttcttcattgTTTCTCAACAAAGTATATCTGGATATTCTGGACACGACGAGATCATGACGGCCCAGCGCGCCTCGTAACCCCGCAACAGCGTCCGATTTGGAAGATGCATGTCCGGATGTCAGTGCATCTGACCGTCTTGGCCAGTGGGTAGAAGCACAAAGAATAGTAACCACGACCAGAGTACATATGCGGGGTGATGTCCTAGCGTTCGTTGGTACCTTTGCAGGCATGATGTGTCCGTCCACTCGTCATCATGTCGCGCTGGAGTAATGTCATCCAACCATTCGAACGCCTGTTCCATTCATTTCAAATTGGCTCTATCGTAGAACACGAGTCATCCTATGGCCAAAGCATCCTTAGTCCTCCCCGAAAGCATGCAGCGACAGCCAGTGTATAGGTCACGTGACTGTATGCGGAGGGACGTGACGGCAAAGGTTTCATCCGCTCGCATTATCGTCCGCTTCATATTATCTCCTCTACTTTATAATGGCTCGTCGGGGAGTTACGGTTAAGATCAATAATTATGTTAGAGACCTTATCTCACTGCTCGGACTCAGATGACGATAAGTTTTGGAAATGATATTGTTCATCCGCAAGGTTACTGCTCGCCCAAAAGACTAGATTCTCAACAGTTAACTCTTGCGTATACTATGTATTTTGGCATCACCTGATACTGCCTACTGCCAATCAGCCAATTTGACCAGCTACGGAAGCCCACAAGGAAATCGCGCCTACTATTCCTCTAACCATGTCAGCCCTGCATCTCATTCAAGAGCTATCTGATGGCCGAAATCCCCAGCCGATAATGTTGCGGACGCCCCGTGAAGAAGAAACCTTCTTCTATCGGCATTTGGCTCGGCACGCGTCACGAGATCCAGGCACGGCAACCCGACCCGGATGCGGCCGTCACTCAGCCCGGCTCGATCGATGATCTTTCGGCGAGCTAAGAGGATCAGAAGAATGAAAATTCTTCATCTTATTTTACACACTCTATCTAATCAGCCCATATGCGAGCATACGCAGTATCCTGCTTCCCGTGACCTTAGCTGTACGGTCACAGCAGTCAATGCACAATGGCTCCCTCAAGGAGCGCTGGCGGGGCTAGAATGGCCGGGTTGCTGAGGTAGGCAATTGTCGCAGTATCTGTGTAGTTGGGATGAACTAAAACTTTCAACAGTATTTTAAATCCCTTGACATGGAGACAGCGGCTCGACTTGGACACTCGGTCCTTCCTTATCATGCTGAAGGGCGCTTTGCCACCGACAATTGTGATAGCGATGTAGGTCATATTACGTATCAATCTCTCGAATAAGTGTAGCTGATATCTAGCAGTTACCAGAGTAGTGCTATATCCGACATTACCCTCACGATCGGGTATCTATCAGCTCTCATTTCGGTCCTGTCTCAAGCACTGACACCGCGGGCCAAGTTCATGCGGATCATGTTTTATGATCTCTTGTCAACATGTGTATCAGCTTCTCTTTGTTGCTTAGCGATATTCTGCGCCGTACGAGCGAGACAACATAACACCCCTCCCGATGCTAGTGAGGCCGTCCGGAATGGCTTCAGTAGCGATGCCTGTGCCGTGTCCGCTATATGGCTGATATTCATGATTTGGTATGTCCATCTACGTTGATAGCGTTTTCAATTTCGCTAAACTTATGCAGGGCCGCAAATACTATCCGTGCTTGGCGCCCGCAGGAGCTGCAGGATCCTATGGTAGCTTTCtcgatcttttcttctgttaCTATCACTCGCGGTGGCATGTTCACCACACTATCCGAGGGTCTTTCATTAGTTTCAAGACTGTTAAAGGGGTTTATGCTGGGGTTTGCCATTGCCACCGGGGTCTCTCTCCTTATACTACCAATCACTAGCCGCGGACATGTCTTCGACGATATCAGGGGTTACGTCGCGCAGATCGATAACGTACTCGAGTCCCAGATCGACTTTGTCAAGGGGACGTCAGAGGTATGGACCGGAAGTCAAGGGCTTCTGAAGAGGACGCGCACAGCACGAAGTATGCGAGACATGCAAAGCAGTCCCAGTTTGGATCTGGAAGCGAAGCAGAAGCGCTTGACAGCATCAATCACTAAATTGAACGGGCTACATGGGAAGCTACAATCAGACCTGCTCTATTCGAAAGACGAAATCGCATGGGGAAAACTGTCAGCAGGCGACCTGAGTAGTATTGGAGGGTTGCTACGGGGTATTTTGCTGCCCCTTTCAGGAATGGCTATGCTACCTGAGGTTCTGGACATGATTGTCAGAAACGAAGGAACGCGCAACAGCAGTTTGGGATCGCTCGACGCCGAGCAGGATTCTGTGAAACAATCTGAGATGCAAAAGGTAGCCCAAACACTTCAAGATCGCCTAGTGGTCTCTTCCAGGTTGGTGACAGTTGGATTGCAATATGTCTTGCTGGCACTTGGGCTATCTAAGCGCAAGAACATCGAGAAACAATACTCAGGAAAAGCAGATGAGGAAGGGACGGGAGAACTACTCACACCACTAGAGCCACAATTCGCACAGCGTTTTGGACAAGAAATGCGAAACTACTTCTCACGCCGCAAGGACCTTACAAGAAATCTCGCATCTCTTGAGGCGTTCAGTGTCTCAGAGAAGCCGGATGATGCCACCTCCCAAGAGGACCTGACAGCCATTGCGACAGACCCTGACGTCAAGCAAGAGTTCTTTCTCATACTGTTCATGGGGCATCTGCAGGACAACCTACTGACCGCGACCCTCGACTTGATCCGTTTCGCTGATGACCGAATCCAGGATGGCACTATGAAGTGCAGCAGACTGATTCTCCCCAGACTCAACACCATCCGTAAATGGCTTTCACTTAATACCGACCACGACACCAAGTCTGCTCCGGATCGGAGACAATCATCTCATGTCGATCCAGCTGCCCTTGGCCAGACCGAAGCGAACAACTTCCCGGATCCTGAACACCTGCCCCCAGCCAACTGGTTTGAGAAAGGCAGTTTGGCGCTTCGTTACTTATCGCACATTATCAGTTCCGAGCAAAGTATTTTTGGTTTCcgagttgcagcagcagcattttCTGTTGGTATTCTGGCATACCTGCGTAAGACACaggacttcttcatccaccaaaGATGCATCTGGGCCATGATTGTCATCGTGATTGGGATGAACCCGACCAGCGGACAGACAATGTTTGGCTTCGTTGCACGCATCGTCGCAACAGCCGTCTCGTTAGTCCTGAGTTTGATTGTGTGGTATATCGTGGACGAGAAGACCCCGGGTGTCATAGTGTTCCTCTACCTCGCCAACGTCTTCGAGGTAAGCCAGCATCATCTACATACCAGCCACCTACTAACCTATCCAACAGTACTACTTTTACGTCAAAGTCCCGCAATACTTCGGAGCCTCTGTgatcgccatcgtcacccTAAACGTCATCGTAGGCTACGAGCTACAAGTAAGAACCCCTCCCGAATCCCCTCAAAACAACCCACTCTAACCCAACCAGGTCCGCAAACTCGGCATCGAAGTCGCCACCTCCAACGGCCAACCCTACTACCCTATCTACCTCTTCGGCCCATACAAActcgccgccgtcgccgccggctgcgccatctccttcttctgggtCATCTTCCCCTACCCCATAACCGCCAAAACCACCCTCCGCAAGACTCTCGGACGCGGActcttcgtcctcgccaAATTCTACAGCTGCATGCACACAACCATCGAGCTCTGGCTCACCGGCGAACtcgacaccaacaccaccaccaccgaagacGGCGACATCCGCtccgcatcctccaccctccaacGCACCCGCCACAAAGTCTTCAAAGAAGAAATGCTCCTCCTAAACAGCCTCCGCATGCACAGCCACTTCAGCTCCTTCGAGCCTCCTATCGGTGGGAAATTCCCCCGTGCAACTTATGATGAAATCATCTCGCAGATCCAGCGCATGCTCACTAGCATGGCGTTGATGGCGCATACCACTCAGAACATGGATGCTTTgtccactaccaccaccacaaccaacaccactgacaataataataataataatgataataataaatggATCTCCCGCCTGGCATCAATAGCCCTCCAATCCAGCGGCTTCAAATCCCACAAAATCACCTCCCTACTCTGCCACTTGTCCGCTTCGGTGCAGAATTCTCAGCCGTTACCGCCGTATCTCGAGACGGGGGATACATTCCCGCTTGCAAGGGAGCTGCAGCGCATTGATGAGGAGTTATTGAGTATTCGACACGTGGAGGATCCGGCTTTCTCGGCGTTTGTTTGTCTAGAGGTTTTGAGGTCCGTGGTTAGTTGCTCGTTGGATGATTTGTTGAGGTATGTGGTTGAttccccctttttctttataatatttcatatGATGTGGATATGTTTTTACTAATGGTGATTCTTGTTATAGGAATGTGAAAAGCTTAGTTGGGGAGTTGAGCTTTGATTTGCATGTTCGGGATGGGGGTGAGATGCAGCGGTTGATGCAGGAGGATTaggtggttgggttgggggagtACATATATTGTTGTATATCATCGtgatatgtatatataattgttCAATTGTCTACATTTATAATAGCATCGTATACTCGTTTACCTAGGTTACGTCTTCAGCTAAGCAGACAGTAACAGATACTAAAGCTCAAATATCTATATCATAGCATACTGCTAAAAGAACtatatacacacacacatactaCTAAcacaaagaagagaaaataacTACCTATCACAACCTAAACAAATGTTTCCCCATCTACACCCTACAAAGCAACCCACTCCTCAAATCAAACTCCCACTCATCACTTCCCACCCCAGAATACACCCAGAGACTTCCCCTCGGATCATATCTCCTCTTAACCTCCACCAACCTTTCATACCCATCTCCATAGAAGTCCCTCTTCCAGGTACTACTAAACGGATTACCCTCATTCATATACGCCCCCATATTCGGCGCCCaattcctccacaccggctcCAGCACACTCTCATACCATTCCGCTGCCTCAGCCAGCGACGCCGCAGGATCACCGGTTTCGTTCACGGAGCCGCCATACGCCATGACGTGTGCGTAAGCGCTGCGCCATGATGGAAGGACGCTCCCGCGGCGCTGTTCGGGCACGTTAGCGGTGCCGGGGCCGCCCTGGAGGCCGAAGATCAGGagggagccggagccggattGGGAGGCGGAGATTTGTTGCAAGTAGTAGATGAGATCCGCTTGTGGGAGGGATGAGAGCTCGGATTTGCCGAGGAGGCGGCTTGTGAAGAGGCTGGATGCGCCGGCGGATTGGCTGGCGAGGAAGTTCGGTTTAATGTAGGACCAGTAGGGTTGGGAGGTTGGGGGTGTGAATTTGGTGGTAATTCGGGTTGTGTTGTCGGTGAGTTGGGTAGAGAGGTTGTAGAGAGTGGTGTTCATGGCTTGGACGGTGGTGTTGTAGGCGATTAAGCTGATGATTACAGCTGGACCGGCGAGGACTTCGTCGACGCCAGCGTAGGTGCTTGCTGATTTGCCGGTCGCGGCCATGATGGTGCCTGTGATGCCGGAGTCCATGAGGTATGGGATCTGGGATGCTGTTTCGGCGAAGGCGGTCCAGGAAGCTAGTTCTGAGACGTTGGAGTTGTTGGATGCGTAGATGGTCAGGCCGCCGGTTACGACGTTCTCTGGGATTGGATGCGTTTTTAGGATGAACTCGGTCACTACGCCGAATTGGCCACCACCGGCGCCACGGACGGCCCAGAAGATGTCTTGGTTTTGGGCGTCGTTTGCGGTGAGGATGTGGCCCTCCGGGGTGATGACTGTGACTTGGTACACGTTGTCGGAGGCGAGGCCGTAGTGGCTGGATAGGAGGCCGTGGCCTCCGTTCTGGATCAGGCCGCCTAGGCCTACTGTGGCGTCTTCGCCGCCTACGACTGTCCGGTTGTGTTGGGTTACGGCTGAGGTATAGACAGTGCCCCAGTtgttgccgccgccgcagattAGCACGTCTGCGGTTTTGTTGGTGCCGGGGACATGCCAGGTTGagttgtggtggatgtggttgaAGTTGTGGGTCCAGATTGAGAGGGAGTAGGCACCGGTTGATCTTGAGGGGGTAGGTTAGCTGAGTTGAGTCAttgaggagatggagtaATGAGGGTATACGTACCGGCCGTTAAGATCGTGGCCTGTAGATTTCACGACGATGCGAATGTCCCTCTGCGATGCCCATGACATGGCCGTTGCGACCTGCTCTTCGGTAGTGGCATTGACGATGTATTGGGGCATGCCGCCGATACTGCATCCCTTGTCCTTGGTATAGCCGGCGACACCTGGGGGTACGCaggagttgttgttgtagatgGAGTAGTCGTTGCTTTCAGGCCATGCGGCATGGTAGGCTGCGTAGGACCAGTGGTCTTTCACCGAGGAGCAGTTGTACGACGAGCCCAACGGGTTTCCTGCATAGCAGGAAGAGGCAGCAGGGGCAGTTCGAATAAGAGACCCGCCAATAGATTGGTTCAAAGCCGACCACTCCTCGATTGAAGGCCAAGCTGCATCACCGGGGGTAGTTTTGCAGTTGGCCGCAGCCAATGCTGGAAGGGCGATGAGTGACAGGAGCTTTGGGAGCATCATTGTCACGTTGGTTGTATTGTTGTAGATTCATTCTGGAGTACATGAAAGAATGCCGGGTCTTATATATTCTGTGATAGAACGCGATTACGACTGAATTTCCATGCTGTTGTACCTTGGCCCATGGATATCCTGAATAGGAAATTGAAAACGAATACGCCGCGATCTGCTGTTGGTGGAGACAATTCCTGCGACATCCAGGGACACTCTATCAAACCCCAcaaatattctattttaaacGGTTCCTAGCCCACTACTGTACCAGGTTGATGTAAATCTGGGAGGCAATGTCTTCATGGTCTGCTGTGTGCTTGGGTCTCCCATTTCGCATCCACGGCCTCCTTTGGCCGGTTGGGTGAACGATGTGAAAACTTTGATAACTGGAAAAATCATAACGGGCGCACTTCAACTCTAACATTGGGACGACCCTTTCCACGGACAGAATTCTTGAATGAGTCGACGCAGTCTACTTCAAGGATACGACGGATATGTCACTGCCGTTGACTGCCGGTTGTGAGGAATAATAGCCAGCAAGTGCCTCGCGGTTTCACGCGTGCCGCCCGCCGATCCCCCTGCAACATCCCTAAACACCAACAGGCATCAACCATGTCTATGGTCTGCATGAGTCGGACATTCCTCCGCCATTCCCGGGTACAGAGATTAGGCTTCCTACCACAGATACTCTCAATCAACACGCCACAATGTCGCAAGTTCACCCAAACACCTCGAGTGTGCGACTCCACACCAATCTACCATCCGCGTCCCATCTCTTACGCATTTGATCCAGCCACTCCAGTAACCCAATCTAgtccaacatccccagcatTCTCATTTCTACACCCATCAAACCTCACCCAGGATGCAGAATACGAACATGCTATCCCCCTCAACCCACAAAATCTCAAAGTCCCCTGGCCAACCTCACTCCCCTGCACTCTGCAATCCAAATACTGGcgcgaagcagaagccgcAACAAAAGACTTATTACAGACCCTTTTCCCaccaaacaacaaccccaaggGAGAGAAATACCTCACTGCAGTGACAGAAGCAGTGGTATCCTACACAATCCACCTCTTCCCACTATGCGATCTAGCTAGAATCAAACTCTTCTCCAGGACGTTGGTTCTAGCCTTTTTGCACGACGATGCCGTCGATGCGGGTAATCTCAACGACGATGTGGTCTTGATCCCTGCAGAAAAGAACAGCAAACCATCCCATAAGGccttcaacatcatctcGGAGGAAATCCTCACTGCAGATCCCGGTAATGGGGCTATTCTCATCGAAGATATCCTATCATGGGGCTCTACGTCTCGGAACCACCAGCAAGGACCAACACGTTTCAGTTCTCTGGATG harbors:
- a CDS encoding uncharacterized protein (COG:S;~EggNog:ENOG410PJ2B;~InterPro:IPR018823,IPR018820;~PFAM:PF13515,PF10337,PF10334;~TransMembrane:12 (i35-54o60-78i90-113o133-151i163-184o196-215i604-621o627-643i655-676o682-699i704-723o743-769i);~antiSMASH:Cluster_4.14) is translated as MAPSRSAGGARMAGLLSILNPLTWRQRLDLDTRSFLIMLKGALPPTIVIAIYQSSAISDITLTIGYLSALISVLSQALTPRAKFMRIMFYDLLSTCVSASLCCLAIFCAVRARQHNTPPDASEAVRNGFSSDACAVSAIWLIFMIWAANTIRAWRPQELQDPMVAFSIFSSVTITRGGMFTTLSEGLSLVSRLLKGFMLGFAIATGVSLLILPITSRGHVFDDIRGYVAQIDNVLESQIDFVKGTSEVWTGSQGLLKRTRTARSMRDMQSSPSLDLEAKQKRLTASITKLNGLHGKLQSDLLYSKDEIAWGKLSAGDLSSIGGLLRGILLPLSGMAMLPEVLDMIVRNEGTRNSSLGSLDAEQDSVKQSEMQKVAQTLQDRLVVSSRLVTVGLQYVLLALGLSKRKNIEKQYSGKADEEGTGELLTPLEPQFAQRFGQEMRNYFSRRKDLTRNLASLEAFSVSEKPDDATSQEDLTAIATDPDVKQEFFLILFMGHLQDNLLTATLDLIRFADDRIQDGTMKCSRLILPRLNTIRKWLSLNTDHDTKSAPDRRQSSHVDPAALGQTEANNFPDPEHLPPANWFEKGSLALRYLSHIISSEQSIFGFRVAAAAFSVGILAYLRKTQDFFIHQRCIWAMIVIVIGMNPTSGQTMFGFVARIVATAVSLVLSLIVWYIVDEKTPGVIVFLYLANVFEYYFYVKVPQYFGASVIAIVTLNVIVGYELQVRKLGIEVATSNGQPYYPIYLFGPYKLAAVAAGCAISFFWVIFPYPITAKTTLRKTLGRGLFVLAKFYSCMHTTIELWLTGELDTNTTTTEDGDIRSASSTLQRTRHKVFKEEMLLLNSLRMHSHFSSFEPPIGGKFPRATYDEIISQIQRMLTSMALMAHTTQNMDALSTTTTTTNTTDNNNNNNDNNKWISRLASIALQSSGFKSHKITSLLCHLSASVQNSQPLPPYLETGDTFPLARELQRIDEELLSIRHVEDPAFSAFVCLEVLRSVVSCSLDDLLRNVKSLVGELSFDLHVRDGGEMQRLMQED
- a CDS encoding uncharacterized protein (COG:S;~EggNog:ENOG410Q2JS;~InterPro:IPR008949;~PFAM:PF19086;~SMCOG1052:Terpene synthase/cyclase metal-binding domain protein;~antiSMASH:Cluster_4.14) — its product is MSMVCMSRTFLRHSRVQRLGFLPQILSINTPQCRKFTQTPRVCDSTPIYHPRPISYAFDPATPVTQSSPTSPAFSFLHPSNLTQDAEYEHAIPLNPQNLKVPWPTSLPCTLQSKYWREAEAATKDLLQTLFPPNNNPKGEKYLTAVTEAVVSYTIHLFPLCDLARIKLFSRTLVLAFLHDDAVDAGNLNDDVVLIPAEKNSKPSHKAFNIISEEILTADPGNGAILIEDILSWGSTSRNHQQGPTRFSSLDEYIAHGLEDFGATLTLRCVEFSITTPHASSSPTDLRSVSYLKSLCAKHLLLTNDLYSYAKEVASGDTGLNAVRVVQDLMGCSDSSAKMVVRLMLRDVERQMDEEYTRLITTSSTNSVNGAQLKHARAMIIAVAGNMFFSATCDRYARAVEGSRLV
- a CDS encoding putative isoamyl alcohol oxidase (CAZy:AA7;~COG:C;~EggNog:ENOG410PUYJ;~InterPro:IPR006094,IPR036318,IPR016166,IPR012951;~PFAM:PF08031,PF01565;~SECRETED:SignalP(1-18);~SMCOG1138:FAD linked oxidase domain protein;~antiSMASH:Cluster_4.14;~go_function: GO:0016491 - oxidoreductase activity [Evidence IEA];~go_function: GO:0050660 - flavin adenine dinucleotide binding [Evidence IEA];~go_function: GO:0071949 - FAD binding [Evidence IEA];~go_process: GO:0055114 - oxidation-reduction process [Evidence IEA]); the protein is MMLPKLLSLIALPALAAANCKTTPGDAAWPSIEEWSALNQSIGGSLIRTAPAASSCYAGNPLGSSYNCSSVKDHWSYAAYHAAWPESNDYSIYNNNSCVPPGVAGYTKDKGCSIGGMPQYIVNATTEEQVATAMSWASQRDIRIVVKSTGHDLNGRSTGAYSLSIWTHNFNHIHHNSTWHVPGTNKTADVLICGGGNNWGTVYTSAVTQHNRTVVGGEDATVGLGGLIQNGGHGLLSSHYGLASDNVYQVTVITPEGHILTANDAQNQDIFWAVRGAGGGQFGVVTEFILKTHPIPENVVTGGLTIYASNNSNVSELASWTAFAETASQIPYLMDSGITGTIMAATGKSASTYAGVDEVLAGPAVIISLIAYNTTVQAMNTTLYNLSTQLTDNTTRITTKFTPPTSQPYWSYIKPNFLASQSAGASSLFTSRLLGKSELSSLPQADLIYYLQQISASQSGSGSLLIFGLQGGPGTANVPEQRRGSVLPSWRSAYAHVMAYGGSVNETGDPAASLAEAAEWYESVLEPVWRNWAPNMGAYMNEGNPFSSTWKRDFYGDGYERLVEVKRRYDPRGSLWVYSGVGSDEWEFDLRSGLLCRV